In the genome of Bicyclus anynana chromosome 23, ilBicAnyn1.1, whole genome shotgun sequence, one region contains:
- the LOC112056784 gene encoding GDP-D-glucose phosphorylase 1 encodes MALITLVYEETNQTIRIKGSQFTEQIKTKWEEINCNTSVFRYKIDNIEERIVDQKYLLQLNPDRLTKRRTPEQIANICQPFDKNKFNFTKISKEEILFKLKEDNNDDNHIIVVNVSPITRYHTLLCPSVDKCLPQVVTKGSLKLAIDLLLVAEDRDLRIAFNSLCALASVNHLHYHLFIERNTLPVETVQCKPLKGPLHCIKDYPAPAFCFEITKKSPKIDEIYRLIEYFLQKSIAHNIFVTRGECVDEENLNEVSYRFLMWPRKSSSGVKQLLAFNVATCELSGWFAVHSRDAFNNLASENLEKELRKWSIENFEDLCEQAKSLY; translated from the exons ATGGCGTTGATTACATTGGTTTATGAAGAAACAAATCAAACCATTAGAATCAAAGGCTCTCAATTTACAgagcaaataaaaacaaaatgggaagaaataaattgtaatacaagTGTTTTTCGCTATAAAATTGATAACATAGAAGAGAGGATAGTCGAtcagaaatatttattacag TTAAATCCAGACAGACTTACAAAAAGAAGAACACCAGAGCAGATAGCTAATATTTGCCAACCGTTTGAcaaaaacaaattcaatttCACAAAGATTTCTAAAGaagaaatattgtttaaattaaaagaagATAATAATG ATGATAATCATATAATTGTTGTAAATGTAAGTCCGATAACTCGTTACCACACCCTGCTCTGTCCATCAGTAGATAAATGTTTGCCGCAAGTTGTCACTAAAGGTAGTTTAAAGTTGGCCATAGATTTGTTATTAGTAGCTGAGGACCG TGATTTAAGGATCGCCTTCAACAGTTTATGTGCGTTAGCATCGGTAAATCATTTGCATTACCACTTATTTATTGAAAGGAATACCCTGCCAGTGGAGACTGTG CAATGCAAACCCCTAAAAGGCCCATTGCACTGTATTAAAGACTATCCAGCGCCTGCATTTTGCTTCGAAATCACCAAAAAATCACCCAAAATCGATGAAATTTACCGATTAATcgaatattttttgcaaaaatcgATCGCTCACAACATTTTCGTGACCAGAGGTGAGTGTGTTGACGAGGAAAATTTGAACGAAGTATCGTATCGATTTCTGATGTGGCCGAGGAAAAGCAGTTCTGGAGTGAAGCAGCTTTTGGCGTTCAATGTAGCTACCTGTGAGTTGAGTGGCTGGTTTGCAGTACATA gTAGAGACGCCTTTAACAATCTAGCGagtgaaaatttagaaaaagaattacgaaaatggagtattgaaaattttgaagatttATGTGAACAAGCGAAATCACtatattaa
- the LOC112056783 gene encoding lipase 3 has product MNHITLEPKRRDKLVCDPIIASVSLVARTSSAVRTSADMKLSVIVFTLFVLIQCSESRYVDWFPQNIIETFTNKTSQIKNYVRSKGRSIKQFYVENVKNRITSYLGMDDKSETIPTDQARIKRKFKDYVDIAEATDQKVFDVIAPEKLDYNCNDDDPSIHMTTPQLIALHGYTSESHTIVTDDGYILTVHRIPYSKYTTSRVVPRKTVLLHHGLLGSSADWIIPGPIKGLAYILSEAGYDVWMANVRGNTYSRAHTSLDPGSFAFWNFTFHEVSQYDLPAVIDYIMDNKGWDVKINYIGHSMGTTVLFAMLSTKTHYNKVLRAGFALAPVAYMTDIRSPIRLLAKYSNNLEYLLKILGANEFLPQNSVLRWLSKHACEINHYEEAICENSLFVLCGHDAQQFNRSLLPIILSHVPAGASTKTLVHYAQEIKNSGRFQRFDYGPEGNLRQYGKREPPEYPLHEITLPIALFAAENDWLASDTDVTNLYVQLANPIDHYIVPLKEFNHIDFLWAIDARKLVFDKLLQLLEEGVSKPYFDNDIGHNNLND; this is encoded by the coding sequence ATGAATCACATCACCCTTGAACCTAAGCGGCGGGATAAATTAGTATGTGACCCAATAATAGCCTCAGTCAGTTTAGTAGCGCGGACGTCGTCTGCCGTACGGACCAGTGCAGATATGAAGCTCTCAGTAATTGTGTTtacattgtttgttttaatacaaTGCAGCGAAAGCCGATACGTAGACTGGTTTCCTCAAAACATAATCGAAACATTTACAAACAAGACATCTCAAATCAAGAACTATGTGCGATCAAAAGGGCGAAGCATAAAACAGTTCTACgttgaaaatgtaaaaaacagaatCACCTCCTATCTCGGCATGGATGATAAGTCTGAAACGATTCCTACTGACCAAGCGAGGATAAAAAGGAAATTCAAGGACTACGTAGATATAGCAGAAGCGACCGACCAAAAGGTATTCGACGTTATCGCTCCCGAAAAGTTAGATTACAATTGTAATGATGACGACCCAAGTATCCATATGACTACGCCGCAGCTGATAGCGTTGCATGGATACACGTCAGAGTCGCATACAATCGTCACAGATGATGGATATATTTTAACCGTTCACAGGATACCCTATTCCAAATATACTACAAGCAGAGTCGTTCCCAGGAAAACTGTCTTGCTCCATCACGGCCTTCTTGGCAGTTCAGCGGATTGGAttatacctggaccaattaaaggCCTCGCCTACATTTTATCTGAAGCTGGATATGACGTCTGGATGGCTAACGTTCGAGGGAATACATACTCGAGGGCGCATACATCCTTGGACCCTGGTAGTTTTGCCTTTTGGAATTTCACGTTCCACGAAGTCAGCCAGTACGATTTGCCCGCTGTAATCGATTACATCATGGATAACAAAGGGTGggatgtaaaaataaactacatCGGCCATTCCATGGGAACCACAGTATTGTTTGCAATGCTTTCCACGAAAACTCATTACAACAAGGTCTTGAGAGCAGGATTCGCGTTAGCGCCCGTCGCGTATATGACGGATATAAGAAGCCCGATTCGTTTGCTTGCGAAGTACAGCAACAATTTAGAATATTTGTTGAAAATTCTCGGCGCTAATGAGTTTTTACCTCAGAACTCTGTGCTAAGGTGGCTATCTAAACACGCATGTGAGATAAATCACTATGAGGAAGCCATTTGTGAGAATTCTCTATTCGTTTTGTGTGGACACGACGCACAGCAGTTTAATCGAAGTCTGTTGCCGATTATATTGAGCCACGTACCAGCAGGTGCGTCTACCAAAACTCTGGTACACTACGCGCAAGAGATTAAAAACTCTGGGCGTTTTCAACGATTCGATTATGGTCCCGAGGGGAATTTAAGGCAGTATGGTAAACGAGAGCCGCCAGAATATCCTCTACACGAAATCACTTTGCCTATCGCTCTGTTTGCTGCTGAGAATGACTGGCTAGCGAGTGATACCGATGTCACAAACCTGTATGTACAATTAGCTAACCCAATAGACCACTATATTGTGCCGTTAAAAGAATTTAACCACATCGACTTTCTGTGGGCGATAGATGCACGCAAACTTGTTTTCGATAAACTCCTACAACTTTTGGAGGAAGGTGTCAGCAAGCCATATTTTGATAATGATATTggacataataatttaaatgactAG
- the LOC112056786 gene encoding small integral membrane protein 20 codes for MALSKNARYVLFLGSFVGLLGITLYPIAVSPMMDSTEYKKLQKVNRKNIRQEDIQPGNMKVWSDPFDRKKPEGE; via the exons ATGGCACTATCAAAGAATGCGCGTTACGTATTATTTCTAGGCAGTTTTGTGGGGCTATTGGGTATAACTTTGTATCCTATCGCTGTAAGCCCTATGATGGATTCCACAGAATACA AAAAGCTACAAAAAGtcaatagaaaaaatattaggcAAGAAGACATTCAACCAGgaa ATATGAAGGTTTGGTCAGACCCCTTTGATCGTAAAAAGCCAGAAGGAGAATAA